TTGATCTGGTTATCTCCCATGATCAGGAAACGGATCTTTCCATTAGCTGTTACCGGCTGCCCTGGCAAAGGAAGGGTTCTGAAGTTGTATACCGCAGATTCATTAGCTCCGGTTTTAATCTTATAATAATACTTGGTATTGGGCTGTAGATTACCAATTTTCGCCGTGTGATAATAGTAATTATTATTATATCCTGTATCTGAAAAAATGTTGGTTGTACCTGTAACAGTTACATTCAGATTCGTTGGGGAATCCCCATAGATCACAGTGGTTTCGTTATCGGAAGCAGTCTTCCAATTGACAATCATAGAATTCGGAGTTGGGTTTTGCAGATATGGGAACAAAACTTGTCCGAACGCCATTTGAGCCACGAAACAAAAAAAGAAGAAATAATGTTTCATAATGGTTGAATTTTAAAATGACATATAGATTTTTAATTTGTGAATCAATAATTTAAAAAATCATCACTCTGATTTTTATTTCGGGCAAAAGTAGATGTCCCATGTAAACTTTAGCTGATGGAATCTTAACGAATCTGTTAATTTTTTAGCAAAACCGGAATGTAAAAATTATAGTTTTTAGTACATTAAATA
This is a stretch of genomic DNA from Chryseobacterium tructae. It encodes these proteins:
- a CDS encoding fibronectin type III domain-containing protein, whose protein sequence is MKHYFFFFCFVAQMAFGQVLFPYLQNPTPNSMIVNWKTASDNETTVIYGDSPTNLNVTVTGTTNIFSDTGYNNNYYYHTAKIGNLQPNTKYYYKIKTGANESAVYNFRTLPLPGQPVTANGKIRFLIMGDNQIKAEPRYDSLTLNAYKKLKEKFGANSDPSDNIALTFMVGDQVDVGTLDHYENVHFKKNIKLSPYLPIQTTVGNHETYGTLGMNSYYAHFYIDEIKYKGITSGNEIIMLSRQEMYCLSA